Proteins found in one Synechococcus sp. LA31 genomic segment:
- the sixA gene encoding phosphohistidine phosphatase SixA, with amino-acid sequence MTPRKRELLLVRHGIAEERADAADDAQRSLTPEGRERTIAQLRSLVELDLSCDLVLSSPLVRARQTAELAVQVGLAPELELAAALAPLADPLPLLERWLGAVSPRPAWRRLALVGHEPDLSTLAALLIGVPMALAPEALQLKKAGAALLQWPKPPQAGLLGSARLALLLPPRVLLGRRSTTPSGG; translated from the coding sequence ATGACACCTCGCAAGCGTGAGTTGCTGCTCGTCCGGCATGGCATCGCCGAAGAGCGTGCCGATGCGGCGGACGACGCCCAAAGAAGCCTCACCCCCGAGGGGCGCGAGCGCACCATCGCCCAGCTGCGCAGCCTGGTGGAGCTTGATCTCAGCTGCGATCTGGTGCTGAGCAGCCCGCTGGTGCGTGCCCGCCAAACGGCGGAGCTGGCTGTGCAGGTAGGCCTCGCGCCGGAACTGGAGCTGGCGGCAGCCCTGGCCCCGCTCGCGGATCCCCTGCCGCTGCTGGAGCGCTGGCTCGGGGCCGTTTCCCCCAGGCCAGCCTGGCGCCGGCTAGCGCTGGTGGGCCATGAACCCGACCTCAGCACCCTGGCGGCTCTGTTGATCGGCGTGCCCATGGCTCTGGCACCGGAAGCCCTGCAGTTGAAGAAAGCGGGCGCAGCCCTGTTGCAGTGGCCGAAACCACCCCAGGCCGGCCTGCTCGGTAGCGCCCGGCTGGCTCTGCTGCTGCCGCCGCGGGTGCTGTTG